The DNA sequence CCTCGTGCACTCCCAGCCCAGTAATCCATTCCGAAGCTGCAGTTATTCAAGCCAGCACTTGTGGTGACGTAAAGCCCTAAAGCACACCCACCTCCCACTGCACCCTTCAGCTCCACACCCTCCTCTTTTCCTCGCTGGCCTGGCCATGCATTACACTTACATGCTGATTTATAAGACATTGCCTGGGAGGATGCCTTAAAGAAATACGTCTCCCTAAATATGCTAGGGTGGTTATTAAGGAATTAACAATGTGAATTGACTGTTTTGTATTTGGGTTGCTGTTCCTGTTCACACACATGAGTAAGTCCACACGTATGACAGACAGAGGTGTCCCTGTTGGCAGAGGATCACATGTGAACTTGAGCCAGATCCCCTGCCTGCTCATATCTACCATCATTCGTCACTGTTCACAAACAGCTGAGAATTTACACAGAACACTGGgattctcctcctcctctttccacACTGTGAACATCTAAAGTACTTATGCATTTAGTGTGACTGCCAGTAGAAgatctgaagtgtgtgtgtgtgtatgtgtgtgtgtgtgtgtgtgtgtgtgtggagagatagagagacagaaactgtGTCCCACTACTGTGATCACTAGCTAAAAACTATACTTCTCTATACTCCATAAATTTCTTCTTAATCGTTTAAATGTAcagtgcatgcacgcacgcacgcacgcacgcacgcacgcacgcacgcacgcacgcacacatacacacacacacacacacacacacacacacaaacaagcacacaagtATTTTTTCTTGATGAGTTGTGTACTTCAAGGTTTgcctccccctcctctcactCCCTTTTACTTAAATCAGTCATCTATGATTCAAACTGCCACAATTTGGGCCTTTTTTTCTAAGTATTCTTCAAATGATCAAatctgttgcacacacacagagggactcCTGCAAAAATGTTTGGAAGCTCCTGCAGTAGGGAGTTCTAAGAATGACAGAAGGCatgaagggtggagggagggagagagagagagagagagagagagagagagagagagagagagagagagagagagagagagagagagagagagagagagagagagcaagagcaagtCAGGCTACCACCATTTCGACCCTCTcagctttgttttcaaatataatGCTCAAGGGTTGTATGCGTCAGACATCTCCAGCTGCAGGATCAGTTTGCACTGCTGTGAACAAAGTGAAACGCAGGAATGAATAAAGGGCGAAAACGGTGGGAAGATAAACGCTGGATTTCGGTGGCTCGCCACGCGCCGCTATCACGGCAGTGAGACTCAGACACCTTTTCCAGTCTCCACCAGCGTGCATAACTAATGCAAACAGCAAATGAAAAGCacgcccccgcccccccccccccgcccccccgtcTTCATACTATGCCGGACTAGACTCGCCGACCCACACAACCAAAGCAGAAGCGCCTTAAATCTCCGGCGCTCGCTCACAGCATGCTTCATTATTCGGTTATTGTCTGCTGTAAATTTGCGAGCGCATAACTTCGTGAGAGCAAGCACAGCCAGGTGCGAGTTAGAAAACGTCCAGCGCTTGTTTTCATTGTCTTGGTATTCAGTACTGAGGTTTGAAGTTACACTGTTTTTGGTCACTAAGGGGCAGAAATGTGAACTACACATCATAGAAACACGACAAAGTGactgaaaaaatattaaatataagaCAGACATAAGTATGAAATCTAAGGAAATGCGTTGCCCTGTAGGCCTATGTTAatgacgacaacaacaacaacaacaacaaaccattTAACTGCAATTTAAGCACATATTTGAGTGACATTTTCTCCGTCATTCATAGGAAGCTCAAGTGTTTATCAGTGCCTCTGGTAAAGATGAGGTAACAGAGGAAAAGCTCGGTGCTGTCCTGGCAAAGGTCCGACCAACGAAGGAGAGGCTGAGACGCAACTCAAGACCGACGGAGAAAGAGGAGACAGTGGTAACTGCACGTCTCACCGTTTTCATCTTTCCAAAGTATACCGGAAGCACTCCTGCCGCTATAAATGTCGCAGCGTTCACCGCAGCGATGACATCGTGCAACACGGGGATGGTCTGAGCCCGCGGTTTGCTGTGCGTCTCGTTCGCAGGGCACGAATTACAGGAAGACCAATGCGGCTATGGAGATGAGGCGTATTAACAGAGACTCCTTCTGGGCACGGGCAGAGGTACAGCTAGACTCACCTCCGCACAACTCTTCACAGCATGGGGGCGCAGGTCCAGTCCCggagatctactgccctgcagagttCCAAAGCACCTGATTAACTGGATCCGGTGTGAGATTAGGGCTGAAACTGTATTCGGAGTGTAGAAGATCTCTAGGACAGGACCGCATTCCAGCTCTGCAGGAGTGCGTCAATATGAAATACACAGAGACacctgataataataataatcattatgcAAGTACAacccatgcccccccccccccccccaaccataTTAGAGCAGTTATTCAAACTtgataaaaatacaataatggCATACTTTGTGAAAGTAAACTTATATTTTAAGTACAACTTCCAAATCAGCTGTACCATGTTACCAATTGTTAATTATACTACGAATCCAACTGCAAACCCTTGCTTCAGCGCGAGGAAGAGGAGcggaaggaggaagagaggaagaaggcCACAGAGGAGCGGAGGCGCCTGGAAAGAGAGCGGGTACTGCAGGAGAGGAAGGAAGCAGAGGAAAGAGACCGAAAGATGGAGGAGAAACTGCAGATGATCGAGGAACAAAAGTAAGAGggctgtgcatacacacacacacacacacacacacacacacacacacacacgcacgctcaccgaatgaagacaaaaacaccaagcaaatataaatacattagcCAAGCAAGTTCACTAAGCACTGGATGAGTTTTGTGTCAAGGGAGTACACAtatcattttactttttttttcttgccatttcAGGAGAGCAGAAGCCAAGCTTGAAGAAGAAGCtaaaaaacaggagaaaacaaaatggGTAGGTGTTAAAGTGCACCGTTTTATGTGCAGGCGGGAAAGATAAGATAACTTTCAACACAAGTAGGGTGATTGACTGCTGGgtgtataaatacatattattCAATGAGTTGTATGTATGTTATGACAGGAGTtgcagcagagagagcatgaaGAGGAAATGAGGGCTTGCCTCAGACGCAGTGAATCCATAGAGAAAGCTGCCGTGAGTGTCCATTGCAGGCTTAGCCACTCTCAGAGAAAGACTTGGGCACAGTTCAAAGCATTCAACTCAGTTGCtaactgtttactgtttttttgtttttgtttttgttttaccaCTAGGAGGCAGCAGCGCTCATTTCACAGCGCTCCATGAACCCAAGGGAGTTCTTCCGACAGCTGTCCTCATCGTCGCTAAGCTCCTCCAGCCCTGTGTCCCCACGCACTGGTAAGAACAGCCACTCTGTATAAGCTGTGGACAAAAACGTTTAAATCACAGTGCCCTAAAACGCATTAATAGTGATATTATTTCCCGAAAATATCCAGGCAAGCCTCCGTTCCGCCGATATCAGCGCAGTTTGACGGACACCGCTTTCATCTTTGAGAGGGCCAGCACTGCCAGTGGTGGTCCCACTTCTCCTCTAAGTCCCTCTCTCACTTCCCCTTTCTCGCGCACACCAGCCAGCCCCTTCAATCGTCCCACGTCTCCGCCCAGTCCTGGCTTCCGTCCAGTCACGTCTCCGCTGTGCCCTCGCATGCCCGTGAGGTCACCCCCCGTGTCACCTGCCCAGCGGTCCGccccacctctctcttctctgccaAACCTACCGATCTCCAGGCCTCCTCCGCCCCGGTCCTCCCCGCCAGGCCTTCCTTCTTCCCAGGCCTCAAGTCAGGCCTCGGCACCCCCCACGTCTCCTGGACCAGCTGAGAAGGAACCGTCCCTTAACCCAGACGCCCcttccacagccctgcctgaGAATCCAGTCCAATTCAAAGGTACCTTAGCTTCAGCAACTTCTTTCAGTGAGGCGTGAATAGTCTGGTCTACGATGGAAAACTAAAAAgttactttactttttttttttttttcagatctcCTCACCAACACCATGTTAAGCGAACTAACGCCAGAGGTCAACTTTAAAGCTGAGGAAACCCTGGTTGAAGAAGACGAAGAGGTGGTGGAGTTAGAGGAGTCATACGCCATTTCCCCTCCACCCtcagaaaccaaaacaacactGAGCAGTCTGGACAGAGGTGCACCAGATCAGCCCCCCAGGCCGCATTCGGAAGCCAAAGCTGAGACTGCGGTCGGCTATcttgtggaggtggaggaagatACAGATGAAGAACCTGATAATGGACAGGTTGGAGTTGAGGAGACTGAAAGGTTCCATGCAAATCAGGACGAACTGGAACCTGGGCTATTGGACAGTGATGAACCAACCCTGGTGGAAAATCCAGAAGAGGAGATCGAGGAAGAGGATACAAATGGAACAGGCAAGGAGAAACACGGTACCTGGAATATGAGGAGGACCTGGACGGTGTGTGACTATGATGTCTTTAACATCTCTTTTGACCTCTTTTCAGAAGTGTGTGGGAAGCCATCTGGAAATGGGCTGATTGATAAAGATAAGCCAGACCAAAATGGTCTTTATCTTCAAAACGGCACAGGTAATGAAACTGTCTTATGCCGTATTTAACCTGTTTTGTTATCCGATGTACTGGAGTGATGCATGTTGATAAAGTGCAGTCCCTCTGTGATCACACTGTATGGAGTCATACAACCTTGGTTTTTTTGGCTCTGTGTTTTAGCACATTGGACTGAAAGTGAGTCGCTTATGTCAGCTTGTCAGCTTTACGTCTATATTATACATCAAAAATTGTGTCACTGTTCAGTTCAGACCACACTGTGTCCTTTATTAAGACAAGGGATATGTGGACTGCTTGGAGCAAAGCACACCAGAAAGGTGTTTCTATACACTCAACTGTGAGAATGttgaagatgaagatgacagCCGGGAGACAGAGGTGGCATCAGAGAACGGAGAAGTATATTAATTTTAACCATCCAATTTatagctttttttaaatttacaaaacCAGTACGTCGAAGATCCATAATTATTTCTATAAAGTGACCAGTGCGTTTTTCTCCTGTAGTCGCCGGAAGGCATGCCTctcctgtgcgtgcgtgcactcTTTGACTACCAAGCAGGTCAGGTCATTACCTTTCTCTCGTTGCCCTCGTGTGGACCCTTACGCGGGTATCGCCTCCCTGCATTGACGCGTGTTGCTTTCTGCTCCCCGCAGAGGACGACAGCGAGCTTTCCTTTGAGCCTGGTGACGTCATCAGCCACGTGGAAATGGTGGACAAATCCTGGTGGCGGGGCTACAGCAAAGATGGCCGCCAGGGACTCTTCCCTGCCAACTACGTGGAGACCATCTAATGCCCTTTCACTTTGCCTCGGAGACGCTGCCTTGTGCCCTCGCATTCAGCACCAACCCTCAGGGACCGAGAACTTCCGACTACCCAGTAGAGGGGGCCCAAAATCCGCTCCCGGTCTATTGGATGTACTACAGCAGAGGTACAGAGAGACCAAGGGAACAACACGCATCAAAAGGATAGATGTCCAAGACCAGACCTTGGCCAAAGTTTGTTGTACGAGGAGGAATGGAGAGGCAGGTTGCTTGATGTTAACCTGAACAGTCTACAGATTATtcttgtttacttttattaCCCTACAGTTTTTTGCTTGGCAGAATGACTGTTATGTTTCTAACATCTAAATAGAAGTCAGGCGTCGTGTCTCCTTTCATATTTTTGATACTGACTGATATATGACTTTGTGATAATGTTAGTTATGGTAACTACAGGCCTTCATTACAACTGTGTTTTGAGCAttataaatgacattatttcatgtttgtgctaGGGCTGTACCCTATGTTATCGTAAATGGTTCTATGGTGCTGCTGAGCAGATTCtgatctttatatatatatctatatatatatctatatctatatatatatatatatatatatatatatatatatatatatatatatatattttcagagTGCACTATATTGCTTTTGCTTCGCCCTGTGTTCCTTGTAAGAGGGAGGATATTCGTTTTCTAACCATCTTTTTAGGACAAGACACTATTAGTCCTTTTATTGTATTCTTGCGGAAATGGACTTGCGATCAACACCTTCGATAGTCAAATATTTCAGCAGCCATAAATCACTGGCTTGTACATTTGTGTAACACCAAATATCACTCGGAATATGCAAATGATCACTGAACTACAACTTCTTCCAGTACAACTGTAATCTATCTACTAACTTTTGTTTGACTAATTTTAATTGCAATCCATTTAGTATGACacgtttcttctttcttttgtaATATGCTTACGTAGAGGTTCATCAGCAAATTAACTGTCACAAACGTAGCTGCTGACTCTCTGTCAGATTATTGTGGCTTGTTTTGCCTTCTGCGTTCTCCAGAGTttattccatgttttccctCGATCAATTAAAGATCAGAAATTTGTATTTCATCCTTTCAGTTCAACTTACTGTCATGTAAAAAGTATTAGGTGagtgaaatgattaaaaatgagcAATTGTATTAATGCACCAGGAATCCTTTTGATGTATGTGCATTACCTTGGATCCCCTTTTATGAAGCACattcttttcatattgtttgtttatcttggAAAATCATGAATCCATATCCAAATCATGTATGTTGTTGCATGAGTTAAAATTAAAAGATTTGTTCAGATGGCTCTGAGAAGTCCAAATATGAGCTTCTTAATCACCTTAGAAATCATTTGGGAAGCAAAAAAGTTTACTTGTTATTTTTagttaaaagcaaacaaaacagactttctttttggtttgtttaatgCTGTTTAATCTTTCCGCTTCTATCATTTTTCTATGTTTAATTAGTTATCTTTCCAAGGACAGTGTGCATGCAGGCAGCCTGCTGACAGGACTCATCAAGGTTACCTCAACATTACCTACCAGGGTCATAAGAGCTGTGCTTATCCAATAAAACATCTCAATAGAGCTCTatttataacaaaacaaataggATAAAATACAGTTTTAACCAAAGCAGCAAAGAAAACCGTTAATTTACAAAACTTTACAACAGGAAACATGGCCTGAATGAATATacaaatttactttttaaaatacaagttGGTGGCTCATAATTAGTGAAGAAAAGCAGTATTATTTGTTTCGCCTCAACATAGTAATACAGTGTTATCTTCCATATTCTGAAAGGACCGTCTATATGTTCCCACTTCCAAACAGCACTGTTTTCTTACAGTAAACACATATTTGTTTAAACTGAACACAGAACCACAACACCAAATGGTCCCCAGGGAGCAGACCTGGTTAAAATACATAACACACTGGGCAGCTCATTTTCATGAACGGCAGCTGTTATATGGCAATACTTCTTTACAGCAAGCACGGCAACTCCTGAAAGATCTATGTTGAACATTTTAGAGATTGACCTCTTCTGGAAAGgtcagaaatgtcagaaataacCAATGAAGTTTGAATTTTCCCATTATGTAACAGTTTAGAACATATTATAAAAAGTGCAAAACTGAAACACCTACAATGCAGAAGGAAAACAGTAAAGGAAATATGTACCgattttttaaactaaatacgGACCAGCAAACTTTTTTGATTTGAGACACTTTTGCATAGTAGcatgctttttttattttaatacctGTTGCATTGAGACTCAAAAACCTTTTATCCCCATCAGCCAGCCAGTAACAAATAGCTCCTTAAATGTTGGAACACTGGTATTCAATGTTGGAACACTGGTCGCTAAAGGGTTACTGGAGATTAACCGGGAACCAGCTTTGAACCAGCCGATAAATGAACTTCAGTCTTTAGTAACAGATCTCTCGATCCTAGTTGTTTTAGGATTTGTTAGTTTACTTATACATGTGTGAAGGCATATGAGTCACATCAATGTGGAAAAATAGATGAGATGGCAGTCTGGCTATGCGACACATGCGGAGGGTGTGAAAATGGGAACATAAGTTCAGGGAAAACTGATGCTTCAGAGATTTTGCCGAGTTTGGAAGACGAAGGAACTGGCTGTACTATTAGCATGGTGCTCTCCAGTTTAAAGTCCAGGATCACAGGATTATTTTTGTACAGATGATGCAACTCAGCTAGGTCTAAATGATCGGCCACTGCCTCATGGTGGTGACCCAAGTGAAATGAAATCTCCCACAAACCTTTCTCCATCGATGTCCTCAAACAGACTGTCTAAGTCAAACCCAGCAGCGGGGGTGCTTGCATGCCCTCAGCCACTGGCACTGTAGTTCGTTCCAGAGTTTGACAGCTTCTGAGCCGTTGCTATTTTTGTGGTTTCCCATGCTCAGGTTTGTGAGGGGGAGCTACACCTGACTCTGGAGCCAGTTCCTGGGGTCCAGTTTGGCTCTCAGGCTCCTCAGGCTCCGGCGTGCGCCGGACTGCCGGGAGAAAGCGAGGTCTGACTCCGGGCTGTTGCTCCCCTCGCTGGAGCTGTtgctggaggtggaggtggaggtggagcaggagaggggCACCTGAGAGGGCCGGGCAGAGGCGCCCTCCGCCACTGGCCCCTGGCAGGAACAGGCCGAGCTGGCATAGGCGCGGGTGCGCAGCGTGGACAGCTTGGCATCCAGGGAGAGGGTGCGTGGGCGTAGGCGGCCGGGGGAGGCAGGGGAGAGGTCGCAGGGCCAGGCGTGGCCTGAATGGGGACTGGCGCTGCGGGGGCTGTCGCCGTCAGATGTCAGGCTGGCGTCGGAGGAGAGCAGGCCCGGCGCGCGGCAGGGGCTGCGGGCCTGCCGCCCATGCAGGTGGGGGCTGGGCGAGTGGGCGGAGGTGCGTGGGGGGCAGCGAGGGGAGAGGGACGGGCTGCTGGGAGGCTGCTTCTCGAACAGGGACATCCAGTGGGGTGGGGCCTCGA is a window from the Electrophorus electricus isolate fEleEle1 chromosome 9, fEleEle1.pri, whole genome shotgun sequence genome containing:
- the si:dkey-40c11.2 gene encoding drebrin-like protein A isoform X3 is translated as MQAINLDTYNLSLLTAKEDILNSRSSTNWALFTYEGVTNNLKLSDSGAGGLTELAEKFHIAKPMYGLCRVGLTETGQPRIVMISWVGEDVDEYRRTECMSHVPAIKNFFKEAQVFISASGKDEVTEEKLGAVLAKVRPTKERLRRNSRPTEKEETVGTNYRKTNAAMEMRRINRDSFWARAEREEEERKEEERKKATEERRRLERERVLQERKEAEERDRKMEEKLQMIEEQKRAEAKLEEEAKKQEKTKWELQQREHEEEMRACLRRSESIEKAAEAAALISQRSMNPREFFRQLSSSSLSSSSPVSPRTGKPPFRRYQRSLTDTAFIFERASTASGGPTSPLSPSLTSPFSRTPASPFNRPTSPPSPGFRPVTSPLCPRMPVRSPPVSPAQRSAPPLSSLPNLPISRPPPPRSSPPGLPSSQASSQASAPPTSPGPAEKEPSLNPDAPSTALPENPVQFKDLLTNTMLSELTPEVNFKAEETLVEEDEEVVELEESYAISPPPSETKTTLSSLDRGAPDQPPRPHSEAKAETAVGYLVEVEEDTDEEPDNGQVGVEETERFHANQDELEPGLLDSDEPTLVENPEEEIEEEDTNGTEVCGKPSGNGLIDKDKPDQNGLYLQNGTDKGYVDCLEQSTPERCFYTLNCENVEDEDDSRETEVASENGESPEGMPLLCVRALFDYQAEDDSELSFEPGDVISHVEMVDKSWWRGYSKDGRQGLFPANYVETI
- the si:dkey-40c11.2 gene encoding drebrin-like protein A isoform X2, with amino-acid sequence MQAINLDTYNLSLLTAKEDILNSRSSTNWALFTYEGVTNNLKLSDSGAGGLTELAEKFHIAKPMYGLCRVGLTETGQPRIVMISWVGEDVDEYRRTECMSHVPAIKNFFKEAQVFISASGKDEVTEEKLGAVLAKVRPTKERLRRNSRPTEKEETVGTNYRKTNAAMEMRRINRDSFWARAEREEEERKEEERKKATEERRRLERERVLQERKEAEERDRKMEEKLQMIEEQKRAEAKLEEEAKKQEKTKWELQQREHEEEMRACLRRSESIEKAAEAAALISQRSMNPREFFRQLSSSSLSSSSPVSPRTGKPPFRRYQRSLTDTAFIFERASTASGGPTSPLSPSLTSPFSRTPASPFNRPTSPPSPGFRPVTSPLCPRMPVRSPPVSPAQRSAPPLSSLPNLPISRPPPPRSSPPGLPSSQASSQASAPPTSPGPAEKEPSLNPDAPSTALPENPVQFKDLLTNTMLSELTPEVNFKAEETLVEEDEEVVELEESYAISPPPSETKTTLSSLDRGAPDQPPRPHSEAKAETAVGYLVEVEEDTDEEPDNGQVGVEETERFHANQDELEPGLLDSDEPTLVENPEEEIEEEDTNGTEVCGKPSGNGLIDKDKPDQNGLYLQNGTAHWTENKGYVDCLEQSTPERCFYTLNCENVEDEDDSRETEVASENGESPEGMPLLCVRALFDYQAEDDSELSFEPGDVISHVEMVDKSWWRGYSKDGRQGLFPANYVETI
- the si:dkey-40c11.2 gene encoding drebrin isoform X1 — its product is MQAINLDTYNLSLLTAKEDILNSRSSTNWALFTYEGVTNNLKLSDSGAGGLTELAEKFHIAKPMYGLCRVGLTETGQPRIVMISWVGEDVDEYRRTECMSHVPAIKNFFKEAQVFISASGKDEVTEEKLGAVLAKVRPTKERLRRNSRPTEKEETVGTNYRKTNAAMEMRRINRDSFWARAEREEEERKEEERKKATEERRRLERERVLQERKEAEERDRKMEEKLQMIEEQKRAEAKLEEEAKKQEKTKWELQQREHEEEMRACLRRSESIEKAAEAAALISQRSMNPREFFRQLSSSSLSSSSPVSPRTGKPPFRRYQRSLTDTAFIFERASTASGGPTSPLSPSLTSPFSRTPASPFNRPTSPPSPGFRPVTSPLCPRMPVRSPPVSPAQRSAPPLSSLPNLPISRPPPPRSSPPGLPSSQASSQASAPPTSPGPAEKEPSLNPDAPSTALPENPVQFKDLLTNTMLSELTPEVNFKAEETLVEEDEEVVELEESYAISPPPSETKTTLSSLDRGAPDQPPRPHSEAKAETAVGYLVEVEEDTDEEPDNGQVGVEETERFHANQDELEPGLLDSDEPTLVENPEEEIEEEDTNGTEVCGKPSGNGLIDKDKPDQNGLYLQNGTAHWTENHTVSFIKTRDMWTAWSKAHQKGVSIHSTVRMLKMKMTAGRQRWHQRTENRRKACLSCACVHSLTTKQRTTASFPLSLVTSSATWKWWTNPGGGATAKMAARDSSLPTTWRPSNALSLCLGDAALCPRIQHQPSGTENFRLPSRGGPKSAPGLLDVLQQRYRETKGTTRIKRIDVQDQTLAKVCCTRRNGEAGCLMLT